AACCAGGTTTTAGAAGTAGGTCCTGGAATGGGCGTGCTTACCAAATATCTTTTAGAAAAGGACGCAGAAATTTTTGTGGCAGAAATCGATACGGAATCCATCGCCTACTTGAAAAGCCACTATCCGAAATTGGAGGACCGGCATTTTGTGGGTGATTTTCTACGATTAAATATTGCAGATTCATTTGAAGGGCAAGTTTCCGTTATCGGTAATTTTCCTTATAATATTTCGTCCCAGATTCTTTTTAAAATTATTGATCACTACGATCGTGTTCCGGAAATGGTGGGAATGTTCCAAAAGGAAGTTGCAGAGAGAACTGCCGCGGTGCCTAGAACCAAAGATTACGGAATCCTTTCAGTATTGGTGCAGGCATTATATGATGTAAAATATCTTTTTACGGTCCATGAAAATGTGTTTAATCCGCCACCAAAAGTAAAATCCGGAGTGATTCGTTTGACCCGAAATCCAAAAGAAGGTTTAACCGGAAATGAGGTTTTGTTCAAGCAAATTGTAAAAGCAGGTTTTGGACAACGGCGCAAAAAGCTTTCAAATTCCTGGAAAGCCTTGGGTATCCCAGAGGA
This DNA window, taken from Kaistella carnis, encodes the following:
- the rsmA gene encoding 16S rRNA (adenine(1518)-N(6)/adenine(1519)-N(6))-dimethyltransferase RsmA, giving the protein MSVRAKKHLGQHFLTDENIAKNIVDGLSYENYNQVLEVGPGMGVLTKYLLEKDAEIFVAEIDTESIAYLKSHYPKLEDRHFVGDFLRLNIADSFEGQVSVIGNFPYNISSQILFKIIDHYDRVPEMVGMFQKEVAERTAAVPRTKDYGILSVLVQALYDVKYLFTVHENVFNPPPKVKSGVIRLTRNPKEGLTGNEVLFKQIVKAGFGQRRKKLSNSWKALGIPEELKTHEFMDKRAEELSVADFIAFTKLWKEHS